One window of the Acaryochloris sp. CCMEE 5410 genome contains the following:
- a CDS encoding CAP domain-containing protein has protein sequence MAILNRDKFDQKILSLVNQERSKAGLNTLSLSQKLDQAADGHSTRMATGDFFSHTDPQTGTSAGDRIEAAGYTGWSTWGENIAAGQTTPEAVFQGWMRSSGHRANILNSSFTHMGLGYHALNNDKGSVNYSHYWTQVFGAGANPGNYVAQTDSQTNPPSNSRPSTNTATAGNDLLNGTNKPDNIAGLAGNDTIKGANGADTLSGGNGSDSIYGQAGNDLLNGGEGNDRLKGELGNDLIRGGNGNDYLEGGAGKDRLFGEIGKDRLRGGSNRDTLDGAQGNDSLYGDGDNDLLLGRDGNDRLYGGSGRDKLVGHKGNDTMFGGLGNDSLYGGNGRDVLTGIATNSSTSKSQIDKLKGGPGGDLYILGNQSQSFYDDGRNNTLGKGDYAHIEGFKVAEGDRIGSVSLL, from the coding sequence ATGGCGATCTTAAATCGAGACAAATTTGACCAGAAGATTTTGAGTCTGGTTAATCAGGAACGATCTAAAGCCGGGTTGAATACCTTATCTTTAAGTCAGAAATTAGATCAAGCAGCGGATGGGCACTCTACCCGCATGGCGACGGGTGATTTCTTCAGTCATACCGATCCGCAAACAGGAACGAGTGCAGGAGATCGGATTGAGGCTGCTGGATATACAGGATGGTCTACATGGGGTGAAAATATTGCTGCAGGGCAGACTACGCCTGAAGCTGTCTTTCAAGGATGGATGCGCAGTTCAGGACATCGAGCGAATATCCTCAACTCCAGCTTTACCCATATGGGGCTGGGGTACCACGCTTTGAATAACGATAAGGGAAGCGTAAATTATTCTCATTATTGGACCCAAGTCTTTGGTGCGGGCGCTAATCCAGGCAACTATGTTGCGCAAACAGATAGTCAAACCAATCCTCCGTCAAACAGCCGACCTTCTACAAATACTGCTACCGCAGGCAATGATTTACTAAATGGGACGAATAAGCCTGACAACATAGCAGGTTTGGCAGGAAATGACACGATTAAAGGTGCGAATGGGGCTGATACTTTATCTGGAGGGAACGGTTCCGATTCTATCTACGGTCAAGCCGGAAATGATCTCCTCAATGGCGGGGAGGGAAATGATCGGCTGAAAGGGGAATTAGGCAACGATCTGATTAGAGGGGGCAACGGAAACGATTATTTAGAAGGAGGAGCAGGCAAGGATCGGCTGTTTGGAGAGATTGGCAAGGATCGGCTTCGAGGTGGAAGTAATCGAGACACGCTCGATGGTGCTCAAGGTAATGATTCTCTTTATGGCGATGGTGATAATGATCTGCTGCTCGGTAGAGATGGTAATGATCGGCTATATGGAGGCTCTGGTCGCGACAAATTGGTCGGCCATAAAGGGAATGACACAATGTTTGGCGGCCTGGGCAATGACTCCCTTTATGGAGGCAATGGTCGTGATGTCTTGACTGGTATAGCAACCAATTCAAGTACTTCTAAATCTCAGATAGATAAACTCAAGGGCGGCCCTGGTGGGGATTTGTATATTCTAGGCAACCAATCTCAATCGTTTTATGATGACGGCAGAAATAATACCCTTGGTAAGGGAGATTACGCCCATATTGAGGGATTTAAGGTTGCTGAAGGGGATCGCATCGGGAGCGTGTCACTTCTTTGA
- a CDS encoding ISAs1 family transposase, with protein MSHLIDTLKQVPDFRSARGRTHPLWLLLLLMVMGMLAGYQGYRPLETFTSDYRQPLSELLGLESLEVPSHCTFRRVMKGLDFQALSHQFEAWMLSKAQTHSPDNYAASIDGKRIRQGLTDAKGKQRFVGLVSLFAVEAGITLKLEALTQEDNSEIKVVQALLETLQLDGLLITMDALHAQKTLEKIVASGNDYLVAVKSNQGRLYDHLQTYFECLKPMAEHIHSAQSRGRDEHRCIQVYEPVGIALQEWEAIRSVLCVQRWGTRKGKEYHNTAYYISSAATSPQHWQSLVREHWGIENRLHWPKDVVFGEDDYRLEDEQALLNWSVLRTIGINILRLNDYQSLKTAMTKLANRVDIIFSLLT; from the coding sequence ATGAGCCATCTAATTGATACATTGAAGCAAGTCCCTGATTTCCGCAGTGCCCGTGGCCGTACTCATCCGTTATGGCTGCTGTTGCTGTTGATGGTGATGGGTATGCTTGCTGGATACCAGGGATATCGCCCCTTAGAAACCTTTACGAGCGATTATCGCCAGCCTTTAAGTGAGCTATTGGGGCTTGAGAGCCTCGAAGTTCCGTCTCACTGTACCTTTCGTCGAGTGATGAAGGGTCTTGACTTCCAAGCGTTGAGCCACCAATTTGAAGCATGGATGCTCTCGAAAGCCCAGACTCACTCTCCCGATAATTATGCAGCCTCCATTGATGGCAAACGGATTCGTCAGGGGCTGACAGATGCCAAGGGGAAGCAGCGTTTTGTAGGGTTGGTGAGTTTATTTGCGGTGGAAGCAGGCATCACCCTCAAGCTCGAAGCCCTCACTCAGGAGGATAATAGCGAAATCAAAGTCGTCCAGGCACTGTTGGAAACCCTTCAACTCGATGGCTTGCTGATTACCATGGATGCCTTACACGCCCAAAAAACACTTGAGAAGATTGTGGCCTCGGGTAACGACTATCTTGTGGCGGTCAAATCCAATCAGGGAAGACTTTACGACCACCTCCAGACTTACTTTGAGTGTCTTAAACCCATGGCTGAGCACATCCACTCCGCCCAAAGTAGAGGACGAGATGAACATCGGTGTATACAGGTTTATGAGCCTGTCGGCATAGCCCTACAAGAATGGGAGGCAATTCGCTCTGTGCTTTGTGTCCAACGATGGGGCACTCGCAAAGGAAAGGAGTATCACAATACGGCCTATTACATCAGTTCAGCTGCCACCTCACCCCAGCATTGGCAATCTCTGGTCCGAGAACATTGGGGCATTGAAAATCGGTTGCATTGGCCGAAGGATGTTGTTTTTGGCGAAGATGATTATCGACTCGAAGATGAACAAGCACTGCTCAATTGGTCAGTGCTTAGAACTATTGGGATTAATATCCTGCGGCTAAACGACTATCAATCCCTCAAAACCGCGATGACTAAGCTGGCTAATCGGGTCGATATTATTTTTTCGCTGCTAACTTAA
- a CDS encoding PadR family transcriptional regulator, whose product MAQKRKDKPQTEKPVRLSAIDEDILTVLLGREFYGLEILDELNQGRPITLSFGSLYPALNRLEKKGLISWRWGDEVDDSGGARRKYYKVTGVGANTLSGIQQYRLRLAQRSGQG is encoded by the coding sequence ATGGCACAAAAGCGCAAAGATAAACCGCAAACAGAAAAGCCTGTGCGATTGTCTGCAATCGATGAAGATATCCTCACGGTTCTTTTGGGGCGAGAGTTCTATGGCTTAGAGATTTTGGATGAACTGAATCAGGGCAGGCCGATCACGCTAAGTTTCGGTAGTTTATATCCAGCTCTAAACCGTCTGGAGAAGAAGGGCTTAATCTCCTGGCGATGGGGGGATGAGGTGGATGACTCTGGTGGTGCTCGTCGCAAGTATTACAAGGTTACAGGGGTGGGGGCCAATACCCTCAGTGGAATCCAGCAATATCGGTTAAGGTTGGCTCAGCGATCGGGTCAGGGATAG
- a CDS encoding YiaA/YiaB family inner membrane protein, whose protein sequence is MSDKQITTPTVHTSAWIAQTWISFTVSIAATAIGIVYMPVNPWMKGYLGMGTLFSIGSTISLSKTIRDVEESKRVLSRLDEAKLEKLLAEHDPFNKVV, encoded by the coding sequence ATGAGCGACAAACAAATCACCACCCCCACAGTTCACACCAGTGCTTGGATTGCTCAAACCTGGATTTCTTTTACTGTTTCTATTGCCGCTACCGCCATCGGTATTGTCTATATGCCCGTTAACCCTTGGATGAAGGGCTACTTGGGCATGGGCACCTTATTCTCCATCGGCTCCACCATCAGCTTGTCCAAGACTATCCGCGACGTGGAAGAGTCGAAGCGGGTGCTCAGCCGTCTGGATGAAGCCAAGTTGGAAAAGCTATTAGCCGAGCATGACCCCTTCAACAAAGTGGTTTAG